A single window of Microbacterium oryzae DNA harbors:
- a CDS encoding TraR/DksA family transcriptional regulator, translating to MAVQTPAHIDVGDAISVRKQLEQHLQEREEILRQLEPRALPSVDPIAYQTVASTRLVVKQISAALQRLDAGTYGQCVRCGSQIPPARLGVVPHASACVACHGRGEAA from the coding sequence ATGGCAGTCCAGACCCCCGCCCACATCGACGTCGGTGACGCCATCTCTGTGAGGAAGCAACTCGAGCAGCACCTGCAGGAACGCGAGGAGATTCTCCGCCAACTCGAACCTCGAGCACTTCCGAGCGTCGATCCCATCGCCTACCAGACCGTGGCGTCCACCCGGCTGGTGGTGAAGCAGATCAGCGCTGCTTTGCAGCGCCTCGATGCCGGAACGTACGGTCAGTGCGTCCGCTGCGGCAGCCAGATTCCGCCTGCTCGGCTCGGGGTGGTTCCTCACGCATCCGCTTGTGTCGCGTGTCACGGCCGCGGGGAAGCCGCCTAG
- a CDS encoding acyltransferase family protein, translating into MPQTERIVWIDAARGVCVLAVVLMHTTLSAYLGYLQPGTSTGFWSWFIDAMTPFRMPGLAMLSGLLLARRVRTGWSDRTVRVSVASSSWLYAVWLLAFALFAGLIGSYVWTGPIGMGEGFRLDAYLDQLVLPRTILWYVFALAVWSALLATLRRVDPALILVALAILSICSHYVPVADNNDQYRNLMRYAVFFAIGVYGSSWLRERVHARHAPFAVAALAVYLGAGGIIAQGNPHVYVVLSVPRDAAAAILLLLLMSVLCRVRAIGAVLGWVGRRTLPIYVLHGLLLETLAYVPHWGSVIDRAGVRSVAPLLVTAAIAFLSIGVFELVVRTPARVVFELPGPVRRALLR; encoded by the coding sequence GTGCCACAAACCGAGCGGATCGTCTGGATCGACGCCGCCCGCGGCGTCTGCGTCCTTGCGGTCGTGCTCATGCACACGACCCTCTCCGCGTACCTCGGCTACCTGCAGCCCGGCACATCCACCGGCTTCTGGTCGTGGTTCATCGACGCGATGACGCCGTTCCGGATGCCCGGGCTCGCCATGCTCTCCGGCCTCCTGCTCGCGAGGCGCGTCCGCACCGGATGGTCGGATCGCACCGTTCGCGTCTCCGTCGCCTCGTCGTCCTGGCTCTACGCCGTCTGGCTGCTCGCGTTCGCCCTCTTCGCCGGCCTCATCGGCTCGTACGTGTGGACGGGACCCATCGGCATGGGGGAGGGATTCCGCCTGGACGCCTACCTCGACCAGCTCGTCCTGCCGCGGACCATCCTCTGGTACGTCTTCGCGCTCGCGGTGTGGTCTGCGCTCCTCGCCACACTCCGCCGCGTCGACCCTGCGCTCATCCTGGTGGCGCTCGCCATCCTGTCGATCTGCAGCCACTACGTGCCGGTGGCGGACAACAACGATCAGTACCGCAACCTCATGCGCTACGCCGTGTTCTTCGCGATCGGCGTCTACGGGTCGAGTTGGCTGCGCGAGCGGGTGCATGCGCGCCACGCGCCGTTCGCCGTAGCCGCGCTCGCCGTGTACCTCGGCGCCGGCGGGATCATCGCCCAGGGAAATCCGCATGTGTACGTGGTGCTGTCCGTCCCTCGCGACGCGGCCGCGGCCATCCTGCTGCTTCTGCTCATGTCGGTGCTGTGCCGGGTGCGCGCGATCGGCGCGGTGCTGGGATGGGTCGGTCGGCGCACCCTGCCGATCTACGTGCTGCATGGGCTGCTGCTCGAGACGCTGGCGTACGTGCCGCACTGGGGGAGCGTCATCGACCGGGCCGGCGTGCGCAGCGTCGCGCCGCTCCTCGTCACCGCGGCCATCGCCTTCCTGAGCATCGGCGTGTTCGAGCTGGTCGTGCGCACACCCGCGCGCGTGGTGTTCGAGCTGCCGGGGCCGGTCAGGCGCGCGCTGCTGCGGTAG
- a CDS encoding SDR family NAD(P)-dependent oxidoreductase: protein MDFGIAGRVVVVTGAGRGIGRAIAEAFAQAGAHVAALDVVAEGVEEFASTADGRGQSALGLVADVTDTASVRTALAGVAERFGGIDVVVNNAGINVEGRVADLEEEAWQRCFDVNVAGVFRVCQAAIPYVTESQYGRIINAASFAAIVPSVGSAAYAASKAAVVQLTRVLAGELGPHGVTVNAYAPGMIPTAMNGFAEMPQPAQDRLLDTLTLRRWGSADEVADLLLFLASDASRYITGTLLDVSGGKLATQVPAKAYEE from the coding sequence ATGGACTTCGGGATCGCAGGACGCGTGGTCGTCGTCACCGGCGCCGGACGAGGGATCGGTCGGGCGATCGCAGAGGCCTTCGCGCAGGCGGGAGCCCACGTGGCGGCGCTGGATGTCGTCGCGGAGGGCGTGGAGGAGTTCGCCTCGACTGCAGACGGCCGAGGGCAGAGCGCTCTCGGGCTCGTCGCTGACGTCACCGACACGGCTTCGGTGCGGACGGCGCTCGCAGGCGTCGCCGAGCGCTTCGGTGGGATCGATGTCGTGGTGAACAACGCCGGCATCAACGTCGAGGGGCGCGTCGCCGACCTCGAGGAGGAGGCGTGGCAGCGCTGCTTCGATGTGAACGTGGCGGGCGTCTTCCGGGTCTGTCAGGCAGCCATCCCGTACGTGACCGAGAGCCAATACGGGCGGATCATCAATGCGGCGTCGTTCGCGGCGATCGTGCCAAGCGTTGGCAGCGCGGCGTATGCGGCCTCGAAGGCGGCGGTCGTGCAGCTCACACGCGTGCTCGCGGGGGAGCTGGGTCCGCACGGCGTCACCGTTAACGCCTACGCGCCGGGGATGATCCCGACCGCGATGAACGGCTTCGCGGAGATGCCGCAGCCCGCGCAGGATCGGCTGCTCGACACGCTCACGCTGCGTCGCTGGGGCTCGGCGGATGAGGTCGCCGACCTGCTGCTGTTCCTCGCGAGTGACGCGTCCCGGTACATCACAGGGACCCTTCTCGATGTGAGCGGCGGGAAGCTCGCGACGCAGGTTCCCGCGAAGGCGTACGAGGAGTAG
- a CDS encoding glycosyltransferase, whose protein sequence is MALSGLIVHEWLSPAGGSENVFEAIARVFPDAERWCLWNEAGERFQPVHETLLAQTPLRGRKAVALPFMPTVWRHLPERDADWVLTSSHLFAHHARFAGPARDAPKVVYTHTPARYIWVPELDGRGDSLPARALSMALKPLDRKRAQEPVAIAANSRFIAERVADAWERKAEVIYPPVAVAGFGQEPELTAAEQDRLDALPESFILGFSRFVPYKRLDAAIAAGRASGLPVVLAGSGPDEERLRAIAEETYPGAVTFVHHPSTPLLTAILQRASALVFAPIEDFGIIPVEAMAAGTPVLANAVGGAVESVLDGVTGAHVHDWESPAELEAAVSKALGSSSDACRVRAADFGEDVFAREIERFVARHAC, encoded by the coding sequence ATGGCGTTGAGCGGTCTGATCGTGCACGAGTGGCTCTCGCCCGCCGGCGGTTCCGAGAACGTGTTCGAGGCGATCGCGCGGGTCTTCCCCGACGCCGAGCGCTGGTGCCTCTGGAACGAGGCCGGCGAGCGCTTCCAGCCCGTGCACGAGACGCTGCTCGCGCAAACGCCGCTCCGGGGGCGGAAGGCCGTCGCGCTGCCGTTCATGCCGACGGTTTGGCGGCACCTGCCCGAGCGCGATGCCGACTGGGTTCTGACGAGCTCGCACCTGTTCGCGCATCACGCGCGCTTCGCGGGTCCGGCGCGGGATGCGCCGAAGGTCGTCTACACGCACACGCCGGCCCGGTACATCTGGGTTCCCGAGCTGGATGGCCGTGGCGACAGCCTGCCGGCCCGTGCGCTCTCGATGGCCCTGAAACCCCTCGACCGCAAGCGGGCCCAGGAGCCCGTCGCGATCGCCGCGAACAGCCGGTTCATCGCCGAGCGCGTCGCGGACGCATGGGAGCGCAAGGCCGAGGTCATCTACCCGCCGGTCGCCGTCGCCGGGTTCGGCCAGGAGCCGGAGCTCACCGCCGCCGAGCAGGATCGGCTCGACGCGCTGCCGGAGTCGTTCATCCTGGGGTTCTCGCGCTTCGTGCCGTACAAGCGGCTCGACGCGGCGATCGCGGCGGGCCGCGCGTCAGGGCTGCCGGTCGTACTCGCGGGATCCGGCCCGGACGAGGAGCGCCTGCGCGCCATCGCCGAGGAGACGTACCCGGGCGCGGTGACGTTCGTGCACCATCCGTCGACGCCGCTGCTCACAGCCATCCTGCAGCGGGCATCCGCGCTGGTGTTCGCGCCGATCGAGGACTTCGGGATCATCCCGGTCGAGGCAATGGCGGCGGGGACCCCTGTGCTGGCCAACGCCGTCGGGGGAGCGGTGGAGTCGGTGCTCGACGGCGTCACCGGCGCGCACGTGCACGACTGGGAGTCCCCAGCGGAGCTGGAGGCGGCGGTCTCGAAGGCGCTCGGGTCGTCGTCAGACGCGTGCCGCGTGCGGGCGGCGGACTTCGGGGAAGACGTGTTCGCGCGCGAGATCGAGAGGTTCGTCGCGCGCCACGCGTGTTGA
- a CDS encoding DUF4012 domain-containing protein, with protein sequence MTGEGAAGHRNGAPSDSASTRRRKLRRWLGWGIPILLLAWVAVLGVSAFIAYSALRDVVPVAGDVQEQIASGDSAGAQASVDEAADKTRTARMATGHVLWRGVEWLPFIGDDVQSVRLATAAADDLVRDALKPFAGVEIKALGPTDGAINLDVVRSMAEPVSQAAIATEEVQIDLSAIDTSTLVAPVGDAVGQLTGTVSDLWPSLVRLDELMPHLPSMLGADGPRNYITIVQNNAEARTTGGNPASIMMLTADQGRIAITKQAASTDFNNARETPIIPLDEGTETLYGDRVGRWIQDSTMTPKFSETANLVRAFWQETYGDPGAGVLSLDPVALGYMLEATGGVGLPSGQELNSSNAVDLLLNGVYFKYPGDTESEKKAQDAFFAAAAGGVFEKITGGSADIVKLAQAIGKASGEGRILFSSTDPIEARAVEGTSLAGPLPEDNQKETALGVFVNDTTEGKLDYYADMSVSATSNACQADEAPTFTTEATYNYTLDPADVATLPYYISTANHFAKGNKATDMVFYGPVGGTYVSAEVDGEAEQPDVGTTDEGRPAVRIRVFNEPSTSHTFKVTFAGVAGEEYGPLDVVHTPLVKKVPTEVTQPDCG encoded by the coding sequence ATGACCGGAGAGGGAGCAGCGGGGCACAGGAACGGTGCACCCTCTGACAGTGCCAGCACACGGCGTAGGAAGCTGCGTCGCTGGCTCGGCTGGGGGATTCCGATCCTCCTGCTCGCCTGGGTCGCCGTGCTCGGGGTGAGCGCCTTCATTGCCTACAGCGCCCTGCGTGACGTGGTTCCTGTCGCCGGCGATGTCCAGGAACAGATCGCTTCGGGCGACTCCGCCGGTGCTCAGGCATCCGTCGATGAGGCGGCCGACAAGACCCGCACTGCTCGCATGGCGACTGGTCACGTTCTCTGGCGCGGCGTTGAGTGGCTGCCATTCATTGGCGACGACGTTCAATCGGTGCGGCTGGCGACCGCGGCCGCAGACGATCTCGTGCGCGATGCGCTCAAGCCCTTCGCTGGTGTGGAAATCAAGGCTTTGGGGCCGACGGACGGCGCCATCAACCTCGATGTCGTGCGCTCTATGGCCGAGCCCGTTTCGCAGGCTGCCATCGCGACAGAGGAGGTGCAGATCGATCTCTCCGCGATCGACACCTCGACGCTCGTCGCACCCGTCGGCGACGCGGTCGGACAGCTCACTGGCACGGTGAGCGACCTCTGGCCCTCACTCGTGCGCCTTGACGAGCTCATGCCTCACCTGCCGTCGATGCTCGGTGCGGACGGGCCGCGTAACTACATCACAATTGTGCAGAACAACGCCGAAGCGCGAACCACTGGTGGGAATCCAGCCTCGATCATGATGCTCACTGCTGATCAGGGTCGCATCGCCATTACCAAGCAGGCTGCTTCGACTGACTTCAACAACGCGCGAGAGACGCCGATCATCCCGCTCGACGAAGGCACAGAGACCCTGTACGGCGACCGTGTCGGGCGTTGGATCCAGGACTCTACGATGACCCCGAAGTTCAGCGAGACAGCCAACCTCGTCCGGGCTTTCTGGCAGGAGACGTATGGAGATCCTGGCGCGGGAGTTTTGTCGCTCGACCCCGTCGCGCTCGGTTACATGCTCGAAGCGACGGGAGGCGTCGGCCTGCCCAGCGGGCAGGAGCTGAATTCCTCCAATGCGGTCGATCTGCTGCTGAACGGGGTCTACTTCAAGTATCCCGGCGACACTGAATCCGAGAAGAAAGCCCAGGACGCGTTCTTCGCGGCGGCCGCCGGCGGTGTCTTCGAGAAGATCACTGGTGGCTCCGCTGACATAGTCAAGCTCGCGCAGGCCATCGGTAAGGCCTCTGGCGAAGGCCGCATCCTCTTCTCCTCGACGGATCCGATTGAAGCGCGCGCGGTCGAGGGAACGTCGCTGGCCGGTCCGCTTCCCGAGGACAACCAGAAGGAGACGGCTCTCGGTGTGTTCGTGAACGACACCACCGAGGGAAAGCTCGACTACTACGCAGATATGAGCGTGTCGGCTACGAGCAACGCCTGCCAGGCGGACGAGGCCCCGACATTCACGACTGAGGCGACCTACAACTACACGCTCGACCCTGCTGACGTCGCAACGCTGCCGTACTACATCTCGACTGCAAACCACTTCGCGAAGGGCAATAAGGCCACCGACATGGTGTTCTACGGACCTGTCGGCGGTACCTACGTCTCTGCGGAGGTCGACGGCGAGGCTGAGCAGCCCGACGTCGGAACGACCGACGAAGGGCGACCTGCGGTGCGCATCCGCGTGTTCAACGAGCCGTCGACGTCGCACACGTTCAAGGTGACCTTCGCGGGCGTCGCGGGGGAGGAGTACGGGCCCCTCGACGTGGTGCACACCCCGCTCGTCAAGAAGGTGCCGACGGAGGTGACTCAGCCGGATTGCGGCTGA
- a CDS encoding glycosyltransferase family 2 protein translates to MVDIGRISRALRRRARRVVVWFWVRKLGVLSRASHEPLTHPGVGPVVSLTSYGTRIQTTHLIIESIGRGRLKPSRLILWLDEEEALANLPKSLQRQRKRGLEVLRTENYGPHKKYFPYVSSLSEHSDPLVTADDDVLYPTDWLEVLERRAQSNPQDVTAYRARRVSFDESGLAPYEAWPFSSDGSPSVLNFATGHSGVHYPPSMLDRLRELGTDFLNKCPRADDIWLHWTALRTGRRVQLVHEQSSEFDTLAGTQAGGLRHLNITDGENDRQIRATYSAEDLRDLAAAHLASGTDGQR, encoded by the coding sequence GTGGTTGATATCGGTCGGATCTCACGAGCGCTGCGACGTCGCGCCCGGCGCGTAGTCGTCTGGTTCTGGGTCAGGAAGCTCGGCGTCCTTTCACGCGCGTCGCACGAGCCGCTCACACACCCGGGCGTCGGGCCCGTCGTCTCCCTCACCTCGTACGGCACGCGCATCCAGACCACGCACCTTATAATCGAGAGCATCGGACGAGGTCGATTGAAGCCCTCTCGCCTCATCCTCTGGCTCGATGAGGAGGAAGCTCTGGCGAACTTGCCGAAGTCTCTTCAGCGGCAGAGGAAACGCGGGCTCGAGGTGCTGCGTACCGAGAACTACGGTCCGCACAAGAAGTACTTCCCCTACGTGAGCTCACTGTCGGAACACTCGGATCCGCTAGTGACCGCCGACGACGACGTGCTGTACCCGACCGACTGGTTGGAGGTTCTCGAGCGACGAGCGCAGAGCAACCCACAGGACGTCACTGCGTACCGGGCCAGGCGCGTGAGCTTCGATGAGAGCGGTCTGGCGCCTTACGAAGCGTGGCCCTTCAGCTCGGACGGTTCGCCGTCTGTGCTCAATTTCGCGACCGGCCATTCAGGTGTCCACTACCCGCCTTCGATGTTGGACCGATTGCGCGAACTCGGCACAGACTTCCTGAACAAGTGCCCGCGCGCCGACGATATCTGGCTCCATTGGACCGCGCTTCGCACCGGACGGCGCGTGCAATTGGTGCACGAGCAGTCGTCCGAGTTCGACACGTTGGCGGGCACCCAGGCCGGGGGTCTTCGGCACCTCAACATTACGGACGGCGAGAACGACCGACAGATCCGAGCGACCTACTCGGCTGAGGATCTGAGGGACCTTGCCGCCGCGCACCTAGCATCGGGCACCGATGGCCAGCGGTAG
- a CDS encoding acyltransferase family protein, translated as MPTKARLAWVDAARAFSIVAIVLVHIHLWLLPPIEAAYPETGIWGRLISITGAFRLPVLFALSGFLVAERVRSGWRERRNLTRILNSAYLYVIWLAIYALLSTKMPGSQPVGVPWEAFLQQLTLPQTPLWFVMFLAIHMAVITTCARLHPAVVLTATAILAWFSIVATFPPYFEMVQRGLYYLFFFALGVYSKELLTKFASRRGLLMRLVFAMTTNVLTTVAMEGLAIGPAYLFLILLRDVSAVLSIAAVMSLVCQFTPASRVLGFIGKRTLPVYVMHVPMIWALMTLRDPVTPALEAPLFRMAAPLIALALILGTSIALHAALRRLPLGSIFFELPRALTTRIAPREPAPRA; from the coding sequence ATGCCTACGAAAGCCCGATTAGCCTGGGTCGACGCTGCGCGTGCGTTCTCGATCGTGGCCATAGTGCTTGTCCATATCCATCTCTGGCTGCTTCCTCCCATCGAAGCCGCTTACCCCGAGACCGGAATCTGGGGACGACTGATATCCATCACCGGAGCTTTTCGTCTTCCGGTGCTGTTTGCTCTGTCCGGTTTCCTCGTCGCGGAGAGGGTCCGCTCCGGCTGGCGCGAGCGCCGCAACCTCACGAGGATCTTGAACTCCGCGTACCTGTACGTCATCTGGCTGGCCATCTACGCGCTCTTGTCGACGAAGATGCCGGGTAGCCAGCCGGTCGGGGTGCCGTGGGAGGCTTTCCTTCAGCAGCTCACCCTCCCACAGACGCCGCTGTGGTTCGTAATGTTCCTGGCGATTCACATGGCGGTGATAACCACATGCGCACGGCTCCATCCGGCCGTCGTGCTGACTGCCACGGCAATTCTCGCCTGGTTCTCGATCGTGGCGACGTTCCCTCCATATTTCGAAATGGTTCAGCGCGGTCTCTACTACCTCTTCTTCTTCGCGCTGGGCGTCTACAGCAAGGAGCTGCTCACCAAGTTCGCATCTCGCCGCGGGCTGCTCATGCGCCTCGTTTTCGCGATGACGACAAACGTGCTGACGACGGTCGCGATGGAGGGGCTGGCGATCGGTCCTGCATATCTGTTCCTGATTCTCCTGAGGGACGTCAGCGCGGTTCTGAGCATCGCTGCCGTGATGTCCCTCGTGTGCCAGTTCACACCGGCCTCACGAGTCCTCGGATTCATCGGTAAGCGCACCCTTCCGGTCTACGTCATGCACGTTCCCATGATCTGGGCCCTCATGACGCTCCGAGACCCAGTAACTCCTGCTCTTGAGGCGCCGCTCTTCAGGATGGCTGCGCCACTCATCGCGCTCGCCTTGATCCTCGGGACGAGCATCGCCCTGCACGCCGCTCTAAGACGACTGCCACTCGGCAGCATCTTCTTCGAGCTACCACGTGCCCTAACCACGCGAATTGCTCCAAGGGAGCCCGCTCCTCGGGCGTAG
- a CDS encoding SDR family oxidoreductase, with amino-acid sequence MTKRRVLWVTGAGSGMGRAAAIAAGTSGWRVAVSGRRADALAETAAQVRAAGGEAFEVPVDVRDAAALADAHARIAQSCGPVDALVLAAGLNAPRRNWANQSLEEFAAIVDTNLTSIARAVDLVLPGMRQRERGDIVVISSRAGWRFSPDSGVAYSASKTALSPLVSSINDQEGRHDIEACHLCPGEVDTDFLDLRPNVPGAEQRATMLTADDVGRAVQFVLESPPHVRIDELVISPASQR; translated from the coding sequence ATGACGAAGCGCAGAGTCCTGTGGGTGACCGGGGCCGGCAGCGGCATGGGCCGTGCGGCAGCGATTGCGGCCGGCACGAGCGGATGGCGCGTGGCCGTGAGCGGACGCCGTGCGGATGCGCTCGCCGAGACCGCCGCGCAGGTGCGCGCCGCCGGCGGGGAAGCGTTCGAGGTGCCCGTCGATGTACGGGACGCCGCGGCGCTCGCGGACGCGCACGCGCGGATCGCGCAGTCGTGCGGACCGGTGGACGCGCTCGTGCTCGCGGCGGGCCTCAACGCTCCGCGCCGCAACTGGGCGAATCAGTCGCTGGAGGAGTTCGCCGCCATCGTCGACACCAACCTCACGAGCATCGCGCGCGCGGTCGACCTCGTGCTGCCTGGGATGCGCCAGCGCGAGCGCGGAGACATCGTCGTCATCTCCTCTCGGGCAGGATGGCGCTTCTCACCCGACTCGGGCGTCGCCTACTCCGCGAGCAAGACCGCGCTCTCGCCGCTCGTCTCCTCGATCAACGATCAGGAGGGCCGGCACGACATCGAGGCCTGCCATCTCTGCCCCGGCGAGGTCGACACGGACTTCCTCGACCTGCGCCCGAACGTGCCGGGTGCCGAGCAGCGCGCGACGATGCTCACCGCCGACGACGTCGGGCGGGCCGTGCAGTTCGTGCTGGAGTCTCCCCCACACGTCCGCATCGACGAGCTCGTGATCTCACCCGCGAGCCAGCGGTAG
- a CDS encoding O-antigen ligase family protein: protein MMNHRQAAALRSGRNSIPDALRGISWSARFLWLAIAVLPFQQALTLDLGFPLKATEVLAFVGIILFVVERRTDFFKRTGPLFSTWAARLVVALALVVIVSSCWALVAKAPAPRAEAYPRGIVFDLGLYTCYAGFALALFIALINSMDWSLLARAVGVAVRLAAVYSVIQIVTWALDSGWLEAVNGNIQIGTLYGTGLPRNGPFLEGNYLGFFAACALLLLARSRDVVGVVVAVTLIAYSASTGAIVAIAVGVLLMIILRPSRRSVLATLGVVAAAATLFMVVPPLNRFATAQLTKLGLVENRLGDSYGYSLRSRTANADTGFSIALDNPLLGVGQGRYALHYWDHLDRTGLARRFGEGTARPIANNVYAQLAAETGLIALAIFASLLVLLLITGRREARSVVGLVGAIGVGLVAYPAWTSLVVWVMLAAAAAPSVASASVESSALLRSDQRREPWVLSAWG, encoded by the coding sequence ATGATGAACCACAGGCAAGCAGCAGCACTGCGATCCGGAAGGAATTCCATCCCGGACGCCCTCCGGGGTATCTCCTGGAGTGCACGGTTCTTGTGGCTCGCGATCGCGGTCTTGCCATTCCAGCAGGCCCTGACCTTGGATCTGGGATTTCCGCTCAAGGCGACCGAAGTACTCGCTTTCGTCGGGATCATCCTCTTCGTCGTTGAGAGGCGAACGGACTTCTTCAAGAGAACAGGACCGTTGTTCTCGACGTGGGCGGCACGCCTCGTTGTCGCCCTCGCGCTGGTGGTCATCGTCTCGAGCTGCTGGGCGCTGGTCGCGAAGGCGCCCGCGCCGCGAGCCGAAGCCTACCCGCGCGGCATTGTCTTTGATCTCGGGCTCTATACCTGTTACGCCGGGTTCGCCCTCGCCCTGTTCATCGCGCTCATCAACTCCATGGATTGGTCCCTGCTGGCGCGTGCCGTAGGTGTCGCGGTGCGGCTGGCCGCGGTCTATAGCGTGATCCAGATCGTCACCTGGGCGTTGGATTCGGGCTGGCTCGAAGCCGTCAACGGCAACATCCAGATCGGAACTCTGTACGGTACGGGTCTGCCCAGGAATGGTCCATTCCTGGAGGGCAACTACCTCGGATTCTTCGCAGCCTGCGCGCTCCTCCTGCTCGCCCGCTCGCGTGATGTGGTGGGCGTCGTCGTCGCAGTGACGCTCATCGCTTACTCGGCATCGACGGGCGCGATCGTGGCGATTGCTGTGGGTGTGCTCTTGATGATCATCCTGCGACCGTCGCGTCGCTCTGTGCTAGCCACCCTCGGAGTCGTGGCTGCGGCAGCGACCCTCTTCATGGTCGTGCCCCCACTCAATCGCTTCGCGACGGCCCAGCTGACGAAGTTGGGCCTGGTCGAGAACCGCTTGGGCGACTCCTACGGATACTCCTTGCGGTCGCGAACTGCCAACGCCGACACCGGCTTCTCGATTGCCCTAGACAATCCGCTGCTCGGGGTCGGCCAGGGCCGATACGCGCTCCATTATTGGGATCATCTCGATCGCACGGGTCTCGCGCGTCGCTTCGGCGAGGGAACCGCGCGTCCGATCGCGAACAACGTGTACGCACAGTTGGCTGCGGAGACGGGACTGATCGCGCTCGCGATCTTCGCCTCCTTGCTCGTCCTGCTCCTGATCACTGGGCGACGCGAGGCGCGAAGCGTGGTGGGCCTCGTGGGCGCTATCGGGGTAGGCCTTGTTGCCTATCCTGCTTGGACAAGCCTTGTCGTGTGGGTGATGCTTGCGGCCGCAGCGGCACCATCCGTGGCATCAGCGAGCGTCGAGAGCAGCGCTCTGCTTCGAAGCGACCAACGACGGGAGCCTTGGGTCCTCTCCGCCTGGGGATGA
- a CDS encoding oligosaccharide flippase family protein — protein MASGRGSSRNIAVVTLGNLSAPAVALITAPILANGLGAVGRGEVAAATAPLMLCVAGLTVGMPEALTYFVARMRAISTGTVIRALIVSAVAGGFGSLAIALLAMVLADGDRQLATLISLCALGVVPALITGCCRGIARGRQKWRLVVAEQLVGAATRLIGLAGLLTLDMLTPATAAAVLTLGTFTGVLPYLALLKRENTEPTRVPSGELVRFGLTIWPGAVAGVLLSRIDQALFLPLSTAAALGVYAVAVSLSDVSRVFNAAVRDVIFARESAATDDTSLGTASRLSTLITAFMSIVVAIGVAVLAVPLFGQDFAEVPLVVVILLAGVIVGNPGSVVGAGVAARGRALLRSLAICIGVVLNVVLLLILAPPYGAVGAACAAAIANAVTGQTVLLLSRRVIRVPARDLLFPRRGDLSLLVTMARGLLRRGR, from the coding sequence ATGGCCAGCGGTAGGGGCAGCTCACGCAACATCGCCGTCGTCACGCTGGGGAATCTGTCAGCGCCAGCGGTTGCTCTCATCACCGCACCGATCCTTGCCAACGGGCTCGGCGCTGTCGGGCGCGGAGAGGTCGCTGCGGCGACGGCGCCGCTGATGCTCTGTGTCGCTGGCCTGACCGTCGGCATGCCGGAAGCTCTGACCTACTTCGTGGCTCGTATGCGGGCGATATCGACGGGAACAGTAATCCGCGCTCTGATCGTGAGTGCGGTCGCCGGCGGCTTCGGTTCCCTAGCCATTGCGCTACTCGCGATGGTGCTGGCCGACGGCGACAGGCAGCTAGCGACATTGATCTCGCTGTGCGCTCTCGGTGTCGTTCCCGCGCTGATTACTGGGTGCTGCAGAGGCATCGCGCGAGGTCGCCAGAAGTGGCGGCTCGTGGTCGCCGAGCAACTGGTGGGCGCGGCTACCCGCCTCATCGGTCTCGCCGGGCTGCTCACTCTCGACATGCTCACGCCCGCCACAGCCGCGGCCGTGCTGACGCTCGGCACCTTCACCGGCGTGCTCCCATACTTGGCGCTGCTCAAGAGGGAGAATACAGAGCCGACGCGGGTACCCTCGGGTGAACTGGTGCGATTCGGTCTCACGATCTGGCCTGGTGCTGTGGCAGGCGTGCTCCTCTCGCGCATAGATCAGGCGCTGTTTCTACCTTTGTCCACAGCAGCGGCACTGGGCGTGTACGCCGTCGCCGTCAGCCTTTCGGACGTCTCACGTGTCTTCAACGCCGCGGTCCGAGACGTCATCTTCGCGCGCGAGTCTGCCGCGACCGACGACACGAGCCTTGGAACGGCATCGCGATTGTCCACGTTGATCACGGCATTCATGTCGATAGTGGTCGCGATCGGAGTGGCGGTCTTGGCGGTGCCCCTTTTCGGTCAGGACTTCGCCGAGGTGCCGCTCGTCGTCGTGATCCTCCTAGCGGGAGTCATCGTCGGTAACCCCGGGTCGGTGGTCGGAGCCGGGGTGGCTGCGCGCGGACGGGCGTTGCTTCGCAGCCTTGCCATATGCATCGGCGTCGTGCTCAACGTCGTCCTCCTCTTGATCCTGGCTCCTCCTTATGGAGCGGTGGGTGCAGCCTGCGCAGCCGCGATAGCGAACGCGGTAACCGGTCAGACTGTGCTGTTGCTCTCTCGCCGCGTGATCCGAGTGCCCGCGCGCGATCTCCTCTTTCCGCGCCGGGGAGACCTCAGTCTCCTGGTGACCATGGCAAGAGGGCTACTGAGACGAGGGCGCTAG